The following proteins come from a genomic window of Aquimarina sp. MAR_2010_214:
- a CDS encoding cupin domain-containing protein: protein MIDISKIEGKKIMEGFKGKFIHTEHTTLAFWEIKKGAVLPLHSHIHEQTTQVLEGKLELTIGEETNIYENGFVAVIPPNVVHSGIALTDCRVLDTFSPVREDYKNFV, encoded by the coding sequence ATGATAGACATTTCAAAAATTGAAGGAAAAAAGATAATGGAAGGTTTTAAAGGTAAATTTATTCACACCGAACATACAACCCTTGCCTTTTGGGAAATAAAGAAAGGAGCAGTTTTACCATTACACTCTCATATCCACGAACAGACAACCCAGGTTTTGGAAGGCAAATTAGAGCTAACTATAGGCGAAGAAACAAATATCTATGAAAATGGATTTGTTGCCGTGATACCTCCAAACGTAGTTCATAGTGGGATTGCGTTGACAGATTGCAGAGTCTTGGATACTTTTAGTCCGGTAAGGGAAGATTATAAAAATTTTGTTTAA
- the yidD gene encoding membrane protein insertion efficiency factor YidD, whose amino-acid sequence MKQILIFPFVVLVKLYQNLISPLTPATCRYQPTCSHYTLEALQKHGLFKGGMLSIKRIFSCHPWGGSGYDPVPDVENESIKDE is encoded by the coding sequence ATAAAACAAATTTTAATATTTCCATTTGTGGTATTGGTTAAGTTATATCAAAACCTGATATCCCCATTAACTCCGGCTACCTGTCGTTATCAACCTACTTGTTCGCATTATACTCTCGAAGCATTGCAAAAACATGGGCTTTTTAAAGGAGGGATGCTTTCAATTAAACGTATTTTTAGCTGTCACCCTTGGGGAGGCAGTGGCTATGATCCGGTTCCTGATGTTGAGAACGAATCAATTAAAGATGAATAA
- the folE gene encoding GTP cyclohydrolase I FolE, which translates to MKIDKALEAIEALGDNHVATSATTPLREDAFKLSDTEKIALIKEDVKHIMETLGLDLTDDSLKGTPQRVAKMFVNEIFSGLHPQRKPDASTFDNHYKYGEMLVEKNITVYSTCEHHLLPIVGRAHVAYISNGTVVGLSKMNRIVDYYAKRPQVQERLTMQIVQDLQVVLGTKDVACVIDAKHLCVNSRGIRDIESSTVTSEFGGKFKEQSVKREFLDYIKLDTTF; encoded by the coding sequence GTGAAAATTGACAAGGCCCTCGAAGCTATTGAAGCGCTAGGTGATAATCATGTAGCCACTAGCGCTACCACTCCTCTTAGAGAAGATGCCTTTAAACTTAGTGATACCGAAAAAATTGCTTTGATTAAAGAAGATGTAAAACATATTATGGAAACTTTAGGACTAGATCTAACTGATGATAGTCTTAAAGGTACTCCTCAACGTGTAGCAAAAATGTTTGTGAATGAAATTTTTTCGGGTCTTCATCCTCAAAGAAAACCTGATGCTTCTACATTTGACAATCATTACAAATATGGAGAGATGCTGGTAGAAAAAAATATTACTGTATATTCTACTTGCGAACATCACTTGCTCCCAATAGTTGGTCGTGCTCATGTGGCATATATTTCTAATGGCACTGTAGTTGGGTTATCCAAAATGAATCGTATTGTTGACTATTATGCAAAACGTCCACAAGTACAGGAACGCCTGACCATGCAAATTGTTCAAGATTTACAAGTCGTTCTAGGAACAAAGGATGTGGCTTGTGTTATCGATGCAAAGCATTTATGTGTAAATTCGCGAGGAATTAGAGACATAGAAAGCAGTACCGTTACTAGTGAGTTTGGTGGTAAATTTAAAGAGCAATCTGTGAAAAGAGAATTTTTAGATTATATCAAATTAGACACTACCTTTTAA
- the prfA gene encoding peptide chain release factor 1 has protein sequence MIDKLNIVKQRFEEVTDLIIQPDIIADQKRYVQLNKEYKDLKALMDVRDSYIELTDNLKEAEEIIADGSDAEMVEMAKMQLEEAKEELPDLEEKIRFMLVPKDPEDAKNCVVEIRAGAGGDEASIFAGDLFRMYTKYCEGRGWSTSVVDLNEGTSGGYKEIIFEVNGEDVYGTLKFEAGVHRVQRVPQTETQGRVHTSAATVMVLPEAEEFDVELDMTEVRIERTTSTGPGGQSVNTTYSAIKLHHEPTGMIVSCQDQKSSHKNLEKALKVLRSRLYDMELEKKQAADSEKRKSMVSSGDRSAKIRTYNYPQGRVTEHRIGLTLYDLGNIIDGDIQKIIDELQLVANTEKLKESNEIF, from the coding sequence ATGATTGATAAATTAAATATTGTAAAGCAACGGTTTGAAGAAGTGACTGATTTAATCATTCAGCCGGATATCATTGCAGATCAAAAAAGATACGTACAACTTAATAAAGAATACAAAGATCTTAAAGCACTTATGGATGTGCGAGATTCTTATATTGAACTTACTGATAATCTAAAAGAGGCTGAGGAAATTATTGCTGATGGTAGTGATGCAGAGATGGTAGAAATGGCTAAAATGCAACTAGAAGAAGCCAAAGAAGAATTACCTGATTTGGAAGAAAAAATTCGTTTTATGCTTGTGCCAAAAGATCCGGAAGATGCTAAGAACTGTGTGGTAGAAATTCGCGCAGGTGCAGGAGGGGATGAAGCTAGTATTTTTGCAGGAGATTTATTTAGAATGTATACCAAATACTGTGAAGGCAGAGGGTGGAGCACAAGTGTGGTTGATCTTAATGAAGGAACCAGTGGTGGTTATAAAGAAATTATTTTTGAAGTCAATGGTGAAGATGTGTACGGGACTTTGAAATTTGAAGCAGGTGTGCATCGTGTACAACGGGTTCCTCAAACCGAAACACAAGGTCGAGTGCATACTAGTGCTGCAACCGTAATGGTTTTACCTGAAGCTGAAGAGTTTGATGTAGAGTTAGATATGACAGAAGTAAGGATAGAAAGAACGACCTCTACAGGACCAGGAGGACAATCTGTAAATACTACTTATTCTGCAATTAAGTTACATCATGAGCCAACAGGAATGATTGTAAGTTGCCAGGATCAAAAATCATCACATAAAAATCTCGAAAAAGCATTAAAAGTACTGCGTTCTCGATTGTATGATATGGAATTAGAGAAGAAGCAAGCAGCAGATTCTGAGAAACGTAAAAGTATGGTTTCTTCTGGGGATCGTTCTGCAAAAATTAGAACCTATAACTATCCGCAGGGTAGAGTGACAGAACACCGTATTGGTTTAACGCTATATGATTTAGGTAATATTATAGATGGAGATATTCAGAAAATTATTGATGAACTTCAGTTGGTAGCGAATACAGAAAAACTAAAAGAATCTAACGAGATTTTTTAA
- a CDS encoding T9SS type B sorting domain-containing protein gives MAKGLLRILLLFSILVFKSTFFYAQDFDVACRAAQPFCSDASLELTFPNITGDMDGLGEIGCLNTTPNPAWYFIRIDQPGELIFDIQQWVDNNDNSNLDRGERQLDVDFVAWGPFTTSFVNCDILSQGCDNNGDGDNIRPAECVNNVDDPDYYINNMDNTNIVDCSYARTPDDDIYIETLTIPNAQSDEYYIILITNFADEAGVIQLQQTNLNEDNAGTTDCSILEPGVGPDIATCGEFPVTIEGRFPRAVTYQWARADVGTTNFVNVPGPPGVIPFLEVTTEGVYQLRGFDETGTEVPDSPDDLVVLDVSDAVVSVGYSIAEESFAGWYTITAEVVATPEVEAAGFDDFEYRLDRDIGNGFLEYRSFQSSPVFSNVPPGDYFVTARYANCPASEEISDVIMILGYPKYFTPNGDGFHDTWSLINIEGQPAAQIYIFDRYGKLLKQLRVGDSGWDGTYNGKNMPSSDYWFRVEFNEPRDPNMRRRVFAGNFSLIR, from the coding sequence ATGGCAAAAGGATTACTCCGAATTTTGTTACTTTTTAGCATTCTTGTCTTTAAAAGTACTTTTTTTTATGCTCAGGACTTTGATGTAGCTTGTAGAGCTGCTCAGCCTTTTTGTTCTGATGCTTCTTTAGAATTGACTTTCCCCAATATAACCGGCGATATGGATGGCCTAGGTGAAATAGGGTGTTTAAATACTACTCCTAACCCAGCATGGTATTTTATTCGTATTGATCAACCCGGAGAATTGATTTTTGATATCCAGCAGTGGGTTGATAATAATGATAATAGTAATTTAGATAGAGGAGAAAGACAACTTGATGTGGATTTTGTTGCCTGGGGACCTTTTACCACTTCATTTGTGAATTGTGATATTCTTTCTCAAGGATGTGATAATAATGGAGATGGAGATAACATACGTCCTGCAGAATGCGTAAATAATGTAGATGATCCTGATTATTATATTAATAACATGGATAATACTAATATTGTAGATTGTAGTTATGCAAGAACACCAGACGATGATATTTATATAGAAACACTAACGATACCTAATGCTCAATCTGATGAGTACTACATTATTCTAATTACTAATTTTGCAGATGAGGCAGGAGTTATTCAACTTCAGCAGACCAATCTTAATGAAGATAATGCAGGAACTACAGATTGTAGTATTTTAGAACCAGGTGTAGGACCAGATATTGCTACATGTGGTGAATTTCCAGTTACTATAGAAGGAAGGTTTCCTAGAGCTGTAACCTATCAATGGGCTAGAGCAGATGTAGGAACTACTAATTTTGTTAATGTTCCTGGTCCTCCGGGAGTAATACCATTTTTAGAAGTTACTACAGAAGGAGTGTATCAATTGAGAGGTTTTGATGAAACAGGAACCGAAGTTCCAGATTCTCCAGATGATTTAGTCGTACTGGATGTTTCAGATGCTGTTGTCTCGGTAGGATATTCTATTGCAGAAGAATCTTTTGCAGGATGGTATACTATTACAGCAGAAGTTGTAGCTACTCCTGAAGTAGAAGCCGCAGGATTTGATGATTTTGAATATAGACTTGATAGAGATATAGGAAATGGATTTTTAGAATACAGATCTTTTCAATCTTCACCTGTGTTTTCTAATGTTCCTCCCGGTGATTATTTTGTTACCGCCAGATATGCAAACTGCCCTGCCAGTGAGGAAATATCTGATGTTATTATGATTCTAGGATATCCAAAATATTTTACACCAAATGGTGATGGTTTTCATGATACTTGGAGTCTGATTAATATTGAAGGTCAGCCGGCAGCACAGATCTATATATTTGATAGATACGGTAAATTGTTAAAACAACTAAGAGTCGGAGATTCAGGATGGGATGGTACTTATAACGGAAAAAATATGCCTTCTTCAGACTATTGGTTTCGAGTAGAATTTAATGAACCAAGAGATCCCAATATGCGTCGTAGAGTTTTTGCTGGTAATTTTTCATTAATTAGATAA
- a CDS encoding peptide MFS transporter — MNSDQTEVNRQEVFGHPKGLLYLFFAELWERFSFYGMKALLVLYMTKHLLYSDDKSFGVMAAYMSLVYVTPMIGGIIADRYIGYRKSIILGGVLMAAGHFFLTIETPVFFYGSLALIIVGNGFFKPNISTMVGTLYKEGDGRRDSGFTIFYLGINLGGAIAPLMCAWLAELYGWHYGFLLAGIGMLVGLIVFKRGTQLAVFGDKGLVPDIKNYEKKVYGLNKGDRVWILAWLSVPVFALIVRFNEFEHYLVWVATFFLIGYITYILTKVSIKERKRLLVAVYFTSLYALFAAVFEQAGSSLTLFADRNVNLIGINAAQTNSINSTWIVVLAIPFALLWTFLSKKKANPNSAFKFGLGMLFLGLGFLIFGMSAQEVDEYARTPMFYLIFGYLVLTVGELFLSPIGLSKITELSPVKYVTFIMGVWFSANFYGHFFAGKIAKLTTVKEGEASVFSEGLTGTISEAVTGLSNTLVENNNTEAFQQLYSYVSVYANFGVITIGIGVIAIMISPLIKKLMVGIH, encoded by the coding sequence ATGAACTCAGATCAAACTGAAGTAAATAGGCAGGAAGTATTCGGACACCCCAAAGGATTATTGTATCTGTTTTTTGCAGAGCTATGGGAACGATTTTCTTTTTATGGTATGAAAGCACTTTTGGTGTTGTACATGACCAAACATCTTTTATATTCTGATGACAAATCATTTGGAGTAATGGCAGCATATATGTCATTAGTATATGTCACCCCTATGATTGGTGGTATTATTGCAGATAGATATATTGGATATAGAAAATCGATCATACTTGGAGGAGTTTTGATGGCGGCAGGGCATTTTTTCCTAACTATTGAGACTCCTGTGTTTTTCTACGGTTCATTGGCCTTAATAATTGTTGGGAATGGTTTTTTTAAACCCAATATTTCAACAATGGTGGGTACATTGTATAAAGAAGGAGATGGAAGAAGAGATTCTGGATTTACGATTTTTTATCTGGGAATTAACCTGGGAGGAGCAATAGCTCCATTAATGTGTGCCTGGCTTGCCGAGTTATATGGATGGCATTATGGGTTTCTATTAGCAGGAATAGGAATGTTGGTTGGACTTATAGTTTTTAAACGAGGAACACAATTAGCTGTTTTTGGAGATAAGGGGCTGGTACCTGATATCAAGAATTATGAAAAGAAAGTATACGGGCTTAATAAAGGAGACCGAGTATGGATTTTGGCGTGGTTATCGGTTCCGGTATTTGCATTAATCGTTAGATTTAATGAATTTGAGCATTATCTGGTCTGGGTTGCAACTTTCTTTTTGATAGGATATATAACCTATATCTTAACAAAAGTATCAATCAAAGAACGAAAGAGATTATTGGTTGCAGTATATTTTACAAGTCTGTATGCTTTGTTTGCAGCAGTATTTGAACAAGCCGGTAGCTCACTTACATTATTTGCAGACAGAAATGTAAATCTTATTGGTATTAATGCGGCACAAACTAATAGTATAAACTCTACCTGGATAGTAGTATTGGCAATTCCTTTTGCACTACTATGGACATTTTTGAGTAAGAAAAAGGCAAACCCTAATTCAGCTTTTAAATTTGGTTTAGGAATGTTGTTTTTGGGATTAGGCTTTTTAATTTTTGGGATGTCTGCTCAAGAAGTTGATGAATACGCAAGAACACCAATGTTTTATTTGATTTTTGGATACCTTGTGCTAACCGTTGGAGAATTATTTTTATCACCTATAGGGCTTTCTAAAATAACCGAATTATCACCGGTAAAATATGTTACTTTTATTATGGGGGTTTGGTTTTCAGCAAATTTCTATGGACATTTTTTTGCAGGAAAAATAGCAAAGCTTACCACTGTAAAAGAAGGGGAAGCTAGTGTTTTTTCAGAAGGCCTCACCGGCACCATAAGTGAAGCTGTTACGGGGTTGTCCAATACGCTGGTAGAGAATAATAATACCGAAGCTTTTCAACAGTTGTATTCTTATGTGTCTGTATATGCCAATTTTGGTGTTATTACGATAGGGATAGGAGTGATAGCAATTATGATCTCACCACTTATTAAAAAATTAATGGTAGGTATACACTAA
- the cysS gene encoding cysteine--tRNA ligase, with product MAATSLYKTQELKIYNSISGQKETFKSITEGNIGMYVCGPTVYSNVHLGNCRTFISFDLVFRYLKHLEYKVRYVRNITDAGHLENDADEGEDKVAKKARLEQLEPMEIVQRYTLDFHHVMSKFNAIPPSIEPTATGHIVEQIEIIKTIIDNGFAYESNGSVYFDVQKFNETNHYGKLSGRNLEDMIANTRELSAQSDKKNPQDFALWKKAEPQHIMRWPSPWSDGFPGWHLECTVMSTKYLGERFDIHGGGMDLKFPHHECEIAQGEAACGQTPVNYWMHANMLTLNGKKMSKSTGNTISPGELFSGNNDFLNKSFDPTIVRFFMLQAHYRSILDFSNDALEASEKGFYRLIDAIQAIDALPVSPTTEGFNAQTWRQECYDAMNDDFNSPILIAKLFDAVKFVNTVKEQKATISAADLELLRRTIHGFAFDVLGLVNINETASDISDKLSGTVELLINLRAEARANKDFATSDKIRDELIEIGIKLKDGRDGTSFSLN from the coding sequence ATGGCAGCAACTTCGTTGTATAAAACTCAGGAATTAAAAATTTATAATTCTATTTCAGGTCAAAAAGAAACATTTAAATCTATTACAGAAGGTAATATCGGAATGTACGTATGCGGCCCTACAGTTTATAGCAATGTACATTTAGGAAACTGTCGTACATTTATTTCTTTTGACCTAGTATTTAGATATTTAAAACATCTGGAATATAAAGTTCGTTATGTTAGAAATATTACGGATGCTGGTCATCTTGAAAATGATGCAGATGAAGGTGAAGACAAAGTAGCTAAAAAAGCACGATTAGAACAGTTAGAACCCATGGAAATCGTACAGCGATATACACTAGATTTTCATCATGTTATGTCTAAATTTAATGCAATACCGCCGAGTATAGAACCTACAGCTACAGGTCATATCGTAGAACAAATTGAAATTATCAAAACCATTATTGATAATGGTTTTGCCTATGAATCCAATGGCTCTGTATATTTTGATGTTCAGAAATTCAATGAAACTAACCATTACGGAAAGTTAAGTGGTCGTAATCTCGAAGATATGATCGCAAATACTCGTGAGTTATCTGCTCAAAGTGATAAAAAAAATCCTCAGGATTTTGCGCTTTGGAAAAAAGCAGAACCTCAACACATTATGCGTTGGCCATCACCATGGAGTGATGGTTTTCCAGGCTGGCATCTGGAATGTACTGTAATGAGCACCAAATATCTAGGTGAACGATTCGACATTCATGGAGGAGGAATGGATTTAAAATTTCCTCATCACGAATGTGAAATTGCACAGGGAGAAGCCGCTTGTGGTCAAACTCCTGTAAATTATTGGATGCATGCTAACATGCTCACTCTTAATGGCAAAAAAATGTCTAAATCAACTGGAAACACTATCTCCCCGGGAGAGTTGTTTTCGGGAAACAATGATTTTTTAAATAAATCATTCGACCCTACTATTGTTCGGTTTTTTATGCTTCAGGCACATTACAGAAGTATCTTGGACTTTTCTAATGATGCATTAGAAGCTTCAGAAAAAGGGTTTTATAGATTAATAGATGCAATACAAGCTATTGATGCACTACCAGTTAGTCCAACTACCGAAGGGTTTAATGCGCAAACCTGGAGACAAGAGTGCTATGATGCGATGAACGATGATTTTAACAGCCCTATCCTAATCGCTAAGTTATTTGATGCCGTTAAGTTTGTTAACACCGTTAAAGAGCAAAAGGCTACAATTTCTGCAGCAGATCTTGAATTATTGCGTAGAACCATACATGGTTTTGCATTTGATGTTCTTGGATTAGTGAATATAAACGAAACTGCATCAGATATAAGTGATAAACTTTCGGGAACTGTAGAATTATTGATTAATCTAAGAGCAGAAGCAAGAGCAAATAAAGATTTTGCTACTAGTGATAAGATTAGGGATGAACTTATAGAAATTGGTATCAAACTTAAGGATGGCCGGGATGGTACAAGTTTTTCATTAAATTAA
- a CDS encoding peptide-methionine (S)-S-oxide reductase, which produces MITNFQKIGLGGGCHWCTEAIFQSLKGVVKVEQGYIRGNKENAYFSEAVLVHFDPELILLNDLIEIHIYTHKSTSNHSFREKYRSAVYYFEENEKEIIYSILSTLQKEFNNVIITQAIAFQEFKSSRVELLDYYSRNPQKPFCKKYIHPKLEVLRKKYTELTTLT; this is translated from the coding sequence GTGATTACAAATTTTCAAAAAATAGGATTAGGTGGTGGTTGTCATTGGTGTACCGAAGCAATTTTTCAATCTTTAAAGGGAGTAGTAAAAGTTGAGCAGGGATACATTAGAGGCAATAAAGAAAATGCTTATTTTTCTGAAGCAGTATTAGTACATTTTGATCCAGAACTAATTCTACTTAATGATCTTATCGAAATTCATATATATACTCACAAAAGCACGTCTAACCATAGTTTTAGAGAAAAATACAGAAGTGCTGTATATTATTTTGAAGAAAATGAAAAGGAAATCATATATTCTATCCTTAGTACACTTCAGAAAGAATTTAATAATGTGATCATTACTCAAGCTATAGCGTTTCAGGAATTTAAATCTTCCCGGGTTGAGCTTCTCGATTATTATTCACGTAATCCCCAAAAGCCTTTTTGCAAAAAATATATTCATCCAAAATTGGAGGTATTACGAAAAAAATATACAGAATTAACAACTCTTACTTAA
- a CDS encoding T9SS type B sorting domain-containing protein, whose amino-acid sequence MTYYASKNKKQINNLHVILFVTLFLCTGIVSAQGSVCADPVGGNGADPFCSTTGVVFPNCNLLNSSCVGSAEFGPNYGCLTTQPFPAWYFLQIEDAGNLRFNIVQTQNEDGTGVPLDVDYICYGPFADPIAPCVSELNAGNIIDCSFSPSFNEFMTISNAQVGEFYLVLITNYSGEAGFISFQQVSGSGATDCSILEAVLGPNQNICGTDPIQIDGTTQEAVRYEWSVFNETTMVFDVIAGETTPLLTVSVSGRYQLLVEDIDGDTETDEIVITFNELPLVTSNALRHVECASSVLDQNTAIFNLTNNNPNVPLVASANLRVVYYASKEDFDAKNAIPDSGISSFKNTSNPQTIFASVVDMNTDCESAFTARLDLLVESLPFLNNSETVMGEKEICVFRDGRVQTSTILGEDIGSIDGQVYRYDWTPDNQDLDGDGNEDALFVIDRLLDDQVYTLSITKVNSSGTGLDCTNRVDPVSGEVYQIMLRPVASPAKLDYEVTESAFSKEFTITVIPELSVGRLSDFEYRLDRDIGNGFLEYRSFQSSPVFSNVPPGDYLVTARYANCPAGEEVLSDVIMILGYPKYFTPNGDGFHDTWSLINIEDQPTAQIYIYDRYGKLLKQLRAGGPGWDGTYNGKNMPSSDYWFRVEFNEPRDPNMSRRVFTGNFSLIR is encoded by the coding sequence ATGACTTATTACGCTTCTAAGAATAAAAAACAAATAAACAATCTTCATGTTATACTATTTGTAACTCTTTTTTTGTGTACGGGTATAGTCTCTGCGCAGGGTTCTGTATGCGCTGATCCTGTTGGAGGAAATGGGGCAGACCCTTTTTGCAGTACAACAGGAGTTGTGTTTCCAAATTGTAATTTATTGAATAGTAGTTGTGTGGGAAGTGCAGAGTTTGGGCCAAATTATGGTTGTTTAACAACTCAGCCATTTCCCGCTTGGTATTTTTTACAGATAGAGGATGCAGGAAATTTGCGATTTAATATCGTACAAACTCAAAATGAAGATGGAACAGGAGTACCGCTAGATGTAGATTATATCTGTTATGGTCCTTTTGCAGACCCGATAGCTCCTTGTGTTTCAGAGTTAAATGCTGGAAATATAATAGATTGTAGCTTTAGCCCATCCTTTAATGAATTTATGACTATAAGTAATGCCCAAGTAGGAGAGTTTTACCTGGTTTTAATTACAAATTATTCAGGAGAAGCAGGTTTTATTAGTTTTCAGCAGGTTAGTGGATCAGGAGCTACGGATTGTTCTATTCTTGAAGCTGTACTAGGTCCTAATCAGAATATATGCGGTACAGATCCTATTCAAATTGATGGAACAACTCAAGAAGCAGTACGTTATGAATGGTCGGTTTTTAATGAAACGACAATGGTTTTTGATGTTATTGCAGGAGAGACGACTCCTTTGCTTACAGTTTCGGTCTCAGGAAGGTATCAACTATTAGTGGAGGATATAGATGGGGACACAGAAACAGATGAAATTGTAATTACATTTAATGAATTGCCTCTGGTTACATCAAATGCATTAAGGCATGTTGAATGTGCATCTTCTGTTTTAGATCAAAACACAGCTATCTTTAATTTAACCAATAATAACCCAAATGTACCTCTTGTGGCTTCTGCAAATCTTAGAGTTGTATATTATGCAAGCAAAGAAGATTTTGATGCAAAAAACGCAATACCGGATTCAGGAATCAGTTCTTTTAAAAATACTAGTAATCCTCAAACTATATTTGCTTCTGTTGTAGATATGAATACAGATTGTGAGTCGGCATTTACAGCTCGCCTTGATTTATTAGTGGAATCCTTACCTTTTTTAAATAATTCGGAGACAGTGATGGGGGAAAAGGAAATATGTGTTTTTCGGGATGGGAGAGTGCAAACCTCTACAATATTAGGTGAAGACATTGGTAGTATTGATGGGCAGGTATATAGGTATGATTGGACTCCGGATAATCAAGATTTAGATGGAGACGGTAATGAAGATGCACTTTTTGTAATAGATAGATTGTTAGACGATCAAGTGTATACATTGTCTATAACAAAAGTTAATTCATCAGGAACTGGATTAGATTGTACTAATAGGGTTGATCCGGTTTCTGGAGAAGTTTACCAGATTATGTTACGTCCAGTGGCTTCTCCTGCGAAATTAGATTATGAGGTAACAGAATCAGCATTTTCTAAAGAATTTACTATTACTGTGATTCCAGAGCTTTCTGTAGGGAGGCTGTCTGATTTTGAATATAGACTTGATAGAGATATTGGGAATGGGTTTTTAGAATATCGATCTTTTCAATCTTCACCTGTATTTTCTAATGTTCCCCCAGGGGATTATTTAGTCACGGCTAGATATGCAAATTGCCCTGCTGGCGAAGAAGTATTATCCGATGTTATCATGATTTTAGGATACCCTAAATATTTCACACCAAATGGTGATGGTTTTCATGATACTTGGAGCCTGATTAATATCGAAGATCAACCTACAGCGCAAATCTATATATATGATAGGTATGGTAAATTGTTAAAACAGCTAAGAGCTGGTGGTCCAGGATGGGATGGGACTTATAACGGAAAAAATATGCCTTCTTCAGATTATTGGTTTAGAGTAGAGTTTAATGAACCCAGAGATCCGAATATGAGCAGGAGGGTTTTTACTGGTAATTTTTCATTGATACGGTGA
- the lgt gene encoding prolipoprotein diacylglyceryl transferase yields the protein MIFTKITWNPVEGIDLGFFVIRFYSLMFVIAFTLGWYLMKKIYIRENVSMEKLDSVFIYAVIGTLLGARLGHVFFYDWDYYKNNLLEILLPFRFKPAFEFIGFQGLASHGAAIAFIIAMYYYSKKILHKHPLWILDRVTIPAAFGGIFVRLGNFFNSEIIGKESGDSFFGVKFIRDGLSKREALKETGMDSVNKAYSAIVENPKFSNLLEAIPYRHPAQLYEAFGYIFVSIILWLIYWKTDKRNNSGFLFGMYLILIFTVRFIVEYVKSSQGGFESALGLLSTGQWLSIPFILVGLYFVIQSGKRTGIN from the coding sequence ATGATATTTACAAAAATTACCTGGAATCCAGTTGAAGGAATAGATCTCGGCTTTTTTGTTATTCGTTTTTACAGCTTAATGTTTGTAATTGCCTTTACATTAGGCTGGTATCTAATGAAGAAAATCTATATCCGAGAGAATGTCTCTATGGAAAAGCTAGATTCTGTATTTATATATGCTGTTATTGGTACATTATTAGGCGCCCGATTAGGACATGTGTTTTTTTATGACTGGGATTATTATAAGAACAATCTTTTAGAAATTCTTTTACCTTTCAGGTTTAAACCGGCATTTGAATTTATAGGTTTTCAAGGTTTAGCGAGTCATGGGGCTGCAATTGCTTTTATAATTGCAATGTATTATTATTCTAAAAAAATCTTACATAAACATCCGCTTTGGATTCTGGACAGAGTTACTATTCCGGCAGCTTTTGGAGGTATTTTTGTTCGATTAGGTAATTTTTTTAACTCTGAGATTATTGGAAAAGAATCCGGGGATTCTTTTTTTGGAGTAAAGTTTATACGTGATGGTTTAAGTAAAAGAGAAGCTTTGAAAGAGACGGGAATGGATAGCGTTAACAAAGCGTATTCTGCAATCGTAGAAAACCCTAAATTCTCTAATCTACTAGAAGCCATCCCTTATCGTCACCCAGCTCAACTGTATGAAGCTTTTGGGTATATATTTGTATCCATTATATTATGGTTAATTTACTGGAAAACAGATAAACGCAATAATAGTGGATTTCTTTTCGGAATGTATTTAATTCTAATATTTACCGTACGCTTTATTGTAGAATATGTTAAATCAAGTCAAGGAGGTTTTGAAAGTGCCTTAGGTTTACTATCAACAGGTCAATGGCTAAGTATTCCTTTTATTCTTGTTGGTTTGTATTTTGTAATACAGTCAGGAAAAAGAACCGGAATTAATTAA